One window of Trifolium pratense cultivar HEN17-A07 linkage group LG5, ARS_RC_1.1, whole genome shotgun sequence genomic DNA carries:
- the LOC123884327 gene encoding kinesin-like protein KIN-13A, translated as MPPQGNAGAAAAIYDQAAGGSLQSSSTDAGDAVMARWLQSAGLQHLGSPLASSGIDHRLLPNLLMQGYGAQSAEEKQRLLKLMRNLNFNGESGSELYTSNAQTFGGVAASDGFYTPDFRGDFGAGLLDLHAMDDTELLSEHMISEPLEPSPMPGDTRVFGDDFYPINSKLEKEADVDASINLPMNEKENSTRENNVAKIKVVVRKRPLNKKELAKKEDDVVTVTDNAYLTVHEPKLKVDLTAYVDKHEFCFDAVLDEQVTNDEVYRATVEPIIPTIFERTKATCFAYGQTGSGKTYTMQPLPLRAAEDLVRQLHQPVYRSQKYKLWLSYFEIYGGKLYDLLSDRRKLCMREDGRQQVCIVGLQEFEVFDVQIVKEFIEKGSASRSTGSTGANEESSRSHAILQLVVKKHNEVKEGRRNTNNDGNEARNGKVVGKISFIDLAGSERGADTTDNDRQTRIEGAEINKSLLALKECIRALDNDQIHIPFRGSKLTEVLRDSFVGNSKTVMISCISPGAGSCEHTLNTLRYADRVKSLSKSGNPRKDPIPNKDVSSTSTPPASACAEDFSDQRQEKPMDMGKKPFEKENTMYSSAAIADKQLPSISSNYLSNGREDKGWTYASMERERFEMKNSYNDSSSQKMSSYSQYDTDEKVQKVSPPRRKGSKEEKSERPANLMKRDTNGSDLFTTSSKQQTAGNHNTVTTGSRLYEAESAPDENINAVIEEEEALIAAHRKEIEDTMEIVREEMKLLAEVDQPGSRIDNYVAQLSFVLSRKAASLVGLQARLARFQHRLKEQEILSRKRVPRS; from the exons ATGCCGCCACAGGGTAATGCAGGAGCAGCCGCCGCGATTTATGATCAAGCTGCCGGCGGCTCCCTGCAAAGCTCGTCAACTGATGCCGGAGATGCTGTCATGGCGCGGTGGCTTCAGTCCGCCGGTTTGCAGCATTTAGGCTCTCCGCTTGCTTCATCCGGTATCGATCATCGCCTTCTCCCTAACCTTCTCATGCAG GGTTATGGAGCACAGTCTGCTGAAGAGAAGCAGAGGCTTTTGAAGTTAatgagaaatttaaattttaatgggGAATCTGGTTCGGAGTTGTATACGTCCAATGCTCAAACTTTTGGTGGAGTGGCTGCATCGGATGGATTTTATACTCCTGATTTCAGAGGGGATTTTGGAGCCGGGCTTTTGGATCTTCATGCCATGGATGACACAGAACTTTTGTCTGAG CATATGATTTCAGAACCTTTGGAACCATCACCCATGCCTGGAGATACAAGAGTATTTGGAGATGATTTCTATCCAATTAACAGCAAGCTGGAAAAAGAAGCAGatgttgatgcatcaattaattTACCTATGAATGAAAAAGAGAATAGTACAAGGGAGAATAACGTCGCTAAGATTAAAGTTGTG GTACGTAAAAGGCCTTTAAACAAGAAAGAGCTTGCTAAGAAGGAGGATGATGTTGTAACTGTAACTGACAATGCATATTTGACGGTCCATGAGCCTAAACTAAAG GTTGATTTGACAGCTTATGTGGACAAGcatgaattttgttttgatgcCGTTCTTGATGAGCAGGTTACCAATGATGAA GTATACCGAGCTACAGTTGAACCAATTATCCCTACAATTTTTGAACGAACCAAAGCTACCTGTTTTGCTTATGGTCAGACAG GAAGTGGCAAAACATACACAATGCAACCTTTACCACTCAGAGCTGCAGAAGACCTTGTTCGACAGTTGCACCAGCCAGTTTACAGGAGTCAGAAATATAAATTGTGGCTTAGCTACTTCGAGATATATGGTGGAAAGCTATATGATCTTCTTAGTGACAGAAG GAAACTTTGCATGAGGGAAGATGGACGACAGCAAGTTTGCATTGTAGGACTGCAagaatttgaagtttttgatgTTCAAATTGTCAAAGAATTCATTGAAAAGGGAAGTGCTTCAAGAAGTACAGGATCTACGGGTGCTAACGAGGAGTCTTCCAGGTCGCATGCTATCTTACAATTGGTTGTAAAGAAGCACAATGAAGTGAAAGAGGGCAGGCGAAACACTAACAATGATGGAAATGAGGCAAGAAATGGGAAGGTTGTGGGGAAGATTTCTTTCATTGATCTTGCTGGAAGCGAAAGAGGTGCTGACACTACTGATAATGATCGTCAAACACG GATTGAAGGAGCCGAAATCAATAAGAGCCTTTTGGCTTTGAAGGAATGCATTCGCGCTTTAGACAATGACCAGATCCACATTCCATTTCGGGGAAGCAAACTTACAGAAGTGCTGCGGGACTCCTTTGTAGGCAACTCAAAAACTGTTATGATCTCTTGTATATCTCCAGGTGCCGGGTCTTGTGAACACACGCTTAACACCCTGAGATATGCTGATCG GGTTAAAAGTCTTTCTAAAAGTGGAAATCCTAGAAAAGACCCAATTCCTAATAAGGACGTTTCATCTACGTCAACCCCTCCAGCTAGTGCTTGTGCAGAGGATTTTAGTGATCAACGCCAAGAGAAACCAATGGATATGGGCAAGAAGCCATTTGAAAAGGAGAATACTATGTATAGCTCTGCTGCTATTGCTGACAAACAGTTACCTAGTATTTCTTCAAATTACCTATCAAATGGAAGAGAAGATAAAGGCTGGACTTATGCTTCAATGGAGAGGGAGAGGTTCGAAATGAAAAACTCTTATAATGATTCTTCCAGTCAAAAGATGAGCTCTTATTCACAATATGATACAGATGAGAAAGTGCAAAAGGTGTCTCCCCCACGCAGAAAAGGTTCTAAGGAAGAAAAGTCTGAAAGGCCAGCAAACTTGATGAAAAGGGATACCAATGGTTCTGATCTCTTCACCACAAGCTCCAAGCAGCAGACCGCAGGAAATCACAACACTGTTACCACTGGATCCAGGCTTTATGAAGCAGAATCCGCTCCTGATGAGAATATCAATGCAGTAATTGAG GAGGAAGAAGCACTAATTGCTGCTCATAGGAAAGAAATTGAGGATACGATGGAGATTGTTCGTGAA GAAATGAAACTCTTGGCCGAAGTGGACCAACCAGGAAGCCGTATTGATAATTATGTAGCCCAATTGAGCTTTGTGCTTTCTCGCAAAGCAGCAAGTCTTGTGGGTCTCCAAGCTCGCCTGGCAAGATTCCAACATCGACTAAAAGAACAAGAAATTCTAAGTAGGAAGAGAGTTCCCCGTTCATAA